From a single Syngnathus scovelli strain Florida chromosome 2, RoL_Ssco_1.2, whole genome shotgun sequence genomic region:
- the bin1b gene encoding myc box-dependent-interacting protein 1b isoform X13, which translates to MAETGNSGKGVTAGKLASTVQKRLSRAQEKVLQKLGKADETRDVVFEEMVANFNKQMGEGTKLQKDLKAYMTAVKTLHEASRRLQDCLADMYEPEWFGKEEMDAMVEEMIEKELDNNLEDTDTLWLDFHQNITDNSMVSVDSYLAQFPDIKARIAKRDRKMVDFDSARHHFASLQKGKKKDEAKIAKPAALLEMAAPSWAQGLISAHQVAQTNLSYNQAEEELGRSQKIFEELNVELQDQLPVLWDSRVGVYVNTFQNLANHQEKFHKEMSKLSQNLNDIMTKLEEQRQLKNDGAAAKAGDQGKSEETNHNEAASSPPTRPSTLPSRPQRHDEPLDLNTSDINTESTTTQAPSWDSWVSESNSSDYKLPPDFLYKVKVIHEYAATDGDELELNVGDIVLVVAFDNPDEQDDGWLMGVQESLWIQNQDISTKGVFPENFTQKL; encoded by the exons ATGGCCGAGACTGGGAACAGTGGGAAGGGGGTCACCGCTGGGAAACTGGCTAGCACGGTCCAGAAGAGGTTGAGCAGAGCGCAAGAGAAG GTTTTACAGAAACTCGGCAAAGCGGATGAGACTAGAGATGTCGTGTTTGAGGAAATGGTGGCCAACTTCAACAAGCAGATG GGAGAAGGCACCAAGCTGCAGAAGGATCTGAAAGCGTACATGACCGCAGTGAAGA CTTTGCACGAGGCGTCGCGAAGGCTGCAGGACTGCCTGGCCGACATGTACGAGCCCGAGTGGTTCGGCAAAGAGGAAATGGACGCCATGGTGGAG GAGATGATAGAGAAGGAGTTGGACAATAACTTGGAG gACACAGACACTCTGTGGTTGGACTTTCATCAGAACATCACAGACAACTCGATGGTCTCCGTTGATTCATACCTGGCTCAGTTCCCCGATATCAAG GCTCGCATTGCAAAGCGAGACCGCAAGATGGTGGACTTTGACAGCGCTAGGCACCACTTTGCGTCCTTACAGAAAGGCAAGAAAAAGGATGAGGCTAAAATTGCTAAG CCTGCGGCCCTGTTGGAGATGGCGGCACCAAGCTGGGCTCAGGGTTTGATCTCAGCCCACCAGGTGGCTCAGACTAACCTCTCCTACAACCAG gcCGAGGAAGAGCTGGGTCGCTCGCAAAAGATTTTCGAAGAACTCAACGTGGAATTACAAGACCAGCTTCCAGTATTGTGGGACAG TCGTGTTGGCGTCTATGTTAACACATTCCAGAATCTGGCGAATCATCAAGAAAAGTTCCACAAAGAGATGAGCAAG CTGAGTCAAAACCTGAATGACATCATGACCAAACTTGAAGAGCAGAGGCAGCTCAA AAATGATGGTGCAGCTGCCAAGGCAGGCGACCAGGGAAAGAG CGAGGAAACCAACCACAACGAGGCAGCCAGCTCGCCACCGacg AGGCCCAGCACGCTGCCCAGCCGGCCTCAGCGGCATGACGAGCCGCTTGACCTCAACACGTCTGACATTAACACAGAGTCCACAACGACACAG GCGCCATCTTGGGACTCGTGG GTTTCTGAATCCAACAGCTCAGACTACAAGCTCCCTCCTGACTTCCTGTACAAG GTCAAAGTCATCCACGAATATGCTGCCACTGACGGGGACGAGCTGGAGCTCAACGTGGGAGACATCGTGCTGGTTGTAGCTTTCGACAACCCGGACGAGCAA GACGACGGCTGGCTCATGGGCGTGCAGGAATCGCTTTGGATTCAAAACCAAGATATTTCAACCAAAGGTGTCTTCCCTGAGAATTTCACGCAGAAGCTTTGA
- the bin1b gene encoding myc box-dependent-interacting protein 1b isoform X3: MAETGNSGKGVTAGKLASTVQKRLSRAQEKVLQKLGKADETRDVVFEEMVANFNKQMGEGTKLQKDLKAYMTAVKTLHEASRRLQDCLADMYEPEWFGKEEMDAMVEDTDTLWLDFHQNITDNSMVSVDSYLAQFPDIKARIAKRDRKMVDFDSARHHFASLQKGKKKDEAKIAKPAALLEMAAPSWAQGLISAHQVAQTNLSYNQAEEELGRSQKIFEELNVELQDQLPVLWDSRVGVYVNTFQNLANHQEKFHKEMSKLSQNLNDIMTKLEEQRQLKNDGAAAKAGDQGKSEETNHNEAASSPPTRPSTLPSRPQRHDEPLDLNTSDINTESTTTQQCEPSAWVNLLDWDVIQPVTCPVLQAPSWDSWHDQAVVKDEVEPQEQVEGGWDFNDGGSKCDTQPLQGAELYAEPAWSYDGAAVGQGGWAHDEQVQVSESNSSDYKLPPDFLYKVKVIHEYAATDGDELELNVGDIVLVVAFDNPDEQDDGWLMGVQESLWIQNQDISTKGVFPENFTQKL, encoded by the exons ATGGCCGAGACTGGGAACAGTGGGAAGGGGGTCACCGCTGGGAAACTGGCTAGCACGGTCCAGAAGAGGTTGAGCAGAGCGCAAGAGAAG GTTTTACAGAAACTCGGCAAAGCGGATGAGACTAGAGATGTCGTGTTTGAGGAAATGGTGGCCAACTTCAACAAGCAGATG GGAGAAGGCACCAAGCTGCAGAAGGATCTGAAAGCGTACATGACCGCAGTGAAGA CTTTGCACGAGGCGTCGCGAAGGCTGCAGGACTGCCTGGCCGACATGTACGAGCCCGAGTGGTTCGGCAAAGAGGAAATGGACGCCATGGTGGAG gACACAGACACTCTGTGGTTGGACTTTCATCAGAACATCACAGACAACTCGATGGTCTCCGTTGATTCATACCTGGCTCAGTTCCCCGATATCAAG GCTCGCATTGCAAAGCGAGACCGCAAGATGGTGGACTTTGACAGCGCTAGGCACCACTTTGCGTCCTTACAGAAAGGCAAGAAAAAGGATGAGGCTAAAATTGCTAAG CCTGCGGCCCTGTTGGAGATGGCGGCACCAAGCTGGGCTCAGGGTTTGATCTCAGCCCACCAGGTGGCTCAGACTAACCTCTCCTACAACCAG gcCGAGGAAGAGCTGGGTCGCTCGCAAAAGATTTTCGAAGAACTCAACGTGGAATTACAAGACCAGCTTCCAGTATTGTGGGACAG TCGTGTTGGCGTCTATGTTAACACATTCCAGAATCTGGCGAATCATCAAGAAAAGTTCCACAAAGAGATGAGCAAG CTGAGTCAAAACCTGAATGACATCATGACCAAACTTGAAGAGCAGAGGCAGCTCAA AAATGATGGTGCAGCTGCCAAGGCAGGCGACCAGGGAAAGAG CGAGGAAACCAACCACAACGAGGCAGCCAGCTCGCCACCGacg AGGCCCAGCACGCTGCCCAGCCGGCCTCAGCGGCATGACGAGCCGCTTGACCTCAACACGTCTGACATTAACACAGAGTCCACAACGACACAG CAGTGTGAGCCCTCCGCATGGGTCAACCTGCTGGATTGGGATGTTATACAGCCTGTCACATGTCCAGTTCTCCAG GCGCCATCTTGGGACTCGTGG CATGACCAGGCTGTTGTCAAGGACGAAGTGGAACCCCAAGAGCAGGTTGAGGGTGGATGGGACTTTAATGACGGAGGCTCCAAGTGTGACACGCAGCCCCTCCAGGGGGCCGAGTTGTACGCTGAGCCCGCTTGGTCCTATGATGGCGCCGCCGTAGGTCAGGGGGGCTGGGCCCATGATGAACAAGTGCAG GTTTCTGAATCCAACAGCTCAGACTACAAGCTCCCTCCTGACTTCCTGTACAAG GTCAAAGTCATCCACGAATATGCTGCCACTGACGGGGACGAGCTGGAGCTCAACGTGGGAGACATCGTGCTGGTTGTAGCTTTCGACAACCCGGACGAGCAA GACGACGGCTGGCTCATGGGCGTGCAGGAATCGCTTTGGATTCAAAACCAAGATATTTCAACCAAAGGTGTCTTCCCTGAGAATTTCACGCAGAAGCTTTGA
- the bin1b gene encoding myc box-dependent-interacting protein 1b isoform X14, which yields MAETGNSGKGVTAGKLASTVQKRLSRAQEKVLQKLGKADETRDVVFEEMVANFNKQMGEGTKLQKDLKAYMTAVKTLHEASRRLQDCLADMYEPEWFGKEEMDAMVEEMIEKELDNNLEDTDTLWLDFHQNITDNSMVSVDSYLAQFPDIKARIAKRDRKMVDFDSARHHFASLQKGKKKDEAKIAKPAALLEMAAPSWAQGLISAHQVAQTNLSYNQAEEELGRSQKIFEELNVELQDQLPVLWDSRVGVYVNTFQNLANHQEKFHKEMSKLSQNLNDIMTKLEEQRQLKNDGAAAKAGDQGKSEETNHNEAASSPPTRPSTLPSRPQRHDEPLDLNTSDINTESTTTQVSESNSSDYKLPPDFLYKVKVIHEYAATDGDELELNVGDIVLVVAFDNPDEQDDGWLMGVQESLWIQNQDISTKGVFPENFTQKL from the exons ATGGCCGAGACTGGGAACAGTGGGAAGGGGGTCACCGCTGGGAAACTGGCTAGCACGGTCCAGAAGAGGTTGAGCAGAGCGCAAGAGAAG GTTTTACAGAAACTCGGCAAAGCGGATGAGACTAGAGATGTCGTGTTTGAGGAAATGGTGGCCAACTTCAACAAGCAGATG GGAGAAGGCACCAAGCTGCAGAAGGATCTGAAAGCGTACATGACCGCAGTGAAGA CTTTGCACGAGGCGTCGCGAAGGCTGCAGGACTGCCTGGCCGACATGTACGAGCCCGAGTGGTTCGGCAAAGAGGAAATGGACGCCATGGTGGAG GAGATGATAGAGAAGGAGTTGGACAATAACTTGGAG gACACAGACACTCTGTGGTTGGACTTTCATCAGAACATCACAGACAACTCGATGGTCTCCGTTGATTCATACCTGGCTCAGTTCCCCGATATCAAG GCTCGCATTGCAAAGCGAGACCGCAAGATGGTGGACTTTGACAGCGCTAGGCACCACTTTGCGTCCTTACAGAAAGGCAAGAAAAAGGATGAGGCTAAAATTGCTAAG CCTGCGGCCCTGTTGGAGATGGCGGCACCAAGCTGGGCTCAGGGTTTGATCTCAGCCCACCAGGTGGCTCAGACTAACCTCTCCTACAACCAG gcCGAGGAAGAGCTGGGTCGCTCGCAAAAGATTTTCGAAGAACTCAACGTGGAATTACAAGACCAGCTTCCAGTATTGTGGGACAG TCGTGTTGGCGTCTATGTTAACACATTCCAGAATCTGGCGAATCATCAAGAAAAGTTCCACAAAGAGATGAGCAAG CTGAGTCAAAACCTGAATGACATCATGACCAAACTTGAAGAGCAGAGGCAGCTCAA AAATGATGGTGCAGCTGCCAAGGCAGGCGACCAGGGAAAGAG CGAGGAAACCAACCACAACGAGGCAGCCAGCTCGCCACCGacg AGGCCCAGCACGCTGCCCAGCCGGCCTCAGCGGCATGACGAGCCGCTTGACCTCAACACGTCTGACATTAACACAGAGTCCACAACGACACAG GTTTCTGAATCCAACAGCTCAGACTACAAGCTCCCTCCTGACTTCCTGTACAAG GTCAAAGTCATCCACGAATATGCTGCCACTGACGGGGACGAGCTGGAGCTCAACGTGGGAGACATCGTGCTGGTTGTAGCTTTCGACAACCCGGACGAGCAA GACGACGGCTGGCTCATGGGCGTGCAGGAATCGCTTTGGATTCAAAACCAAGATATTTCAACCAAAGGTGTCTTCCCTGAGAATTTCACGCAGAAGCTTTGA
- the bin1b gene encoding myc box-dependent-interacting protein 1b isoform X17, whose protein sequence is MAETGNSGKGVTAGKLASTVQKRLSRAQEKVLQKLGKADETRDVVFEEMVANFNKQMGEGTKLQKDLKAYMTAVKTLHEASRRLQDCLADMYEPEWFGKEEMDAMVEEMIEKELDNNLEDTDTLWLDFHQNITDNSMVSVDSYLAQFPDIKARIAKRDRKMVDFDSARHHFASLQKGKKKDEAKIAKPAALLEMAAPSWAQGLISAHQVAQTNLSYNQAEEELGRSQKIFEELNVELQDQLPVLWDSRVGVYVNTFQNLANHQEKFHKEMSKLSQNLNDIMTKLEEQRQLNEETNHNEAASSPPTVSESNSSDYKLPPDFLYKVKVIHEYAATDGDELELNVGDIVLVVAFDNPDEQDDGWLMGVQESLWIQNQDISTKGVFPENFTQKL, encoded by the exons ATGGCCGAGACTGGGAACAGTGGGAAGGGGGTCACCGCTGGGAAACTGGCTAGCACGGTCCAGAAGAGGTTGAGCAGAGCGCAAGAGAAG GTTTTACAGAAACTCGGCAAAGCGGATGAGACTAGAGATGTCGTGTTTGAGGAAATGGTGGCCAACTTCAACAAGCAGATG GGAGAAGGCACCAAGCTGCAGAAGGATCTGAAAGCGTACATGACCGCAGTGAAGA CTTTGCACGAGGCGTCGCGAAGGCTGCAGGACTGCCTGGCCGACATGTACGAGCCCGAGTGGTTCGGCAAAGAGGAAATGGACGCCATGGTGGAG GAGATGATAGAGAAGGAGTTGGACAATAACTTGGAG gACACAGACACTCTGTGGTTGGACTTTCATCAGAACATCACAGACAACTCGATGGTCTCCGTTGATTCATACCTGGCTCAGTTCCCCGATATCAAG GCTCGCATTGCAAAGCGAGACCGCAAGATGGTGGACTTTGACAGCGCTAGGCACCACTTTGCGTCCTTACAGAAAGGCAAGAAAAAGGATGAGGCTAAAATTGCTAAG CCTGCGGCCCTGTTGGAGATGGCGGCACCAAGCTGGGCTCAGGGTTTGATCTCAGCCCACCAGGTGGCTCAGACTAACCTCTCCTACAACCAG gcCGAGGAAGAGCTGGGTCGCTCGCAAAAGATTTTCGAAGAACTCAACGTGGAATTACAAGACCAGCTTCCAGTATTGTGGGACAG TCGTGTTGGCGTCTATGTTAACACATTCCAGAATCTGGCGAATCATCAAGAAAAGTTCCACAAAGAGATGAGCAAG CTGAGTCAAAACCTGAATGACATCATGACCAAACTTGAAGAGCAGAGGCAGCTCAA CGAGGAAACCAACCACAACGAGGCAGCCAGCTCGCCACCGacg GTTTCTGAATCCAACAGCTCAGACTACAAGCTCCCTCCTGACTTCCTGTACAAG GTCAAAGTCATCCACGAATATGCTGCCACTGACGGGGACGAGCTGGAGCTCAACGTGGGAGACATCGTGCTGGTTGTAGCTTTCGACAACCCGGACGAGCAA GACGACGGCTGGCTCATGGGCGTGCAGGAATCGCTTTGGATTCAAAACCAAGATATTTCAACCAAAGGTGTCTTCCCTGAGAATTTCACGCAGAAGCTTTGA
- the bin1b gene encoding myc box-dependent-interacting protein 1b isoform X8, whose protein sequence is MAETGNSGKGVTAGKLASTVQKRLSRAQEKVLQKLGKADETRDVVFEEMVANFNKQMGEGTKLQKDLKAYMTAVKTLHEASRRLQDCLADMYEPEWFGKEEMDAMVEDTDTLWLDFHQNITDNSMVSVDSYLAQFPDIKARIAKRDRKMVDFDSARHHFASLQKGKKKDEAKIAKAEEELGRSQKIFEELNVELQDQLPVLWDSRVGVYVNTFQNLANHQEKFHKEMSKLSQNLNDIMTKLEEQRQLKNDGAAAKAGDQGKSEETNHNEAASSPPTRPSTLPSRPQRHDEPLDLNTSDINTESTTTQQCEPSAWVNLLDWDVIQPVTCPVLQAPSWDSWHDQAVVKDEVEPQEQVEGGWDFNDGGSKCDTQPLQGAELYAEPAWSYDGAAVGQGGWAHDEQVQVSESNSSDYKLPPDFLYKVKVIHEYAATDGDELELNVGDIVLVVAFDNPDEQDDGWLMGVQESLWIQNQDISTKGVFPENFTQKL, encoded by the exons ATGGCCGAGACTGGGAACAGTGGGAAGGGGGTCACCGCTGGGAAACTGGCTAGCACGGTCCAGAAGAGGTTGAGCAGAGCGCAAGAGAAG GTTTTACAGAAACTCGGCAAAGCGGATGAGACTAGAGATGTCGTGTTTGAGGAAATGGTGGCCAACTTCAACAAGCAGATG GGAGAAGGCACCAAGCTGCAGAAGGATCTGAAAGCGTACATGACCGCAGTGAAGA CTTTGCACGAGGCGTCGCGAAGGCTGCAGGACTGCCTGGCCGACATGTACGAGCCCGAGTGGTTCGGCAAAGAGGAAATGGACGCCATGGTGGAG gACACAGACACTCTGTGGTTGGACTTTCATCAGAACATCACAGACAACTCGATGGTCTCCGTTGATTCATACCTGGCTCAGTTCCCCGATATCAAG GCTCGCATTGCAAAGCGAGACCGCAAGATGGTGGACTTTGACAGCGCTAGGCACCACTTTGCGTCCTTACAGAAAGGCAAGAAAAAGGATGAGGCTAAAATTGCTAAG gcCGAGGAAGAGCTGGGTCGCTCGCAAAAGATTTTCGAAGAACTCAACGTGGAATTACAAGACCAGCTTCCAGTATTGTGGGACAG TCGTGTTGGCGTCTATGTTAACACATTCCAGAATCTGGCGAATCATCAAGAAAAGTTCCACAAAGAGATGAGCAAG CTGAGTCAAAACCTGAATGACATCATGACCAAACTTGAAGAGCAGAGGCAGCTCAA AAATGATGGTGCAGCTGCCAAGGCAGGCGACCAGGGAAAGAG CGAGGAAACCAACCACAACGAGGCAGCCAGCTCGCCACCGacg AGGCCCAGCACGCTGCCCAGCCGGCCTCAGCGGCATGACGAGCCGCTTGACCTCAACACGTCTGACATTAACACAGAGTCCACAACGACACAG CAGTGTGAGCCCTCCGCATGGGTCAACCTGCTGGATTGGGATGTTATACAGCCTGTCACATGTCCAGTTCTCCAG GCGCCATCTTGGGACTCGTGG CATGACCAGGCTGTTGTCAAGGACGAAGTGGAACCCCAAGAGCAGGTTGAGGGTGGATGGGACTTTAATGACGGAGGCTCCAAGTGTGACACGCAGCCCCTCCAGGGGGCCGAGTTGTACGCTGAGCCCGCTTGGTCCTATGATGGCGCCGCCGTAGGTCAGGGGGGCTGGGCCCATGATGAACAAGTGCAG GTTTCTGAATCCAACAGCTCAGACTACAAGCTCCCTCCTGACTTCCTGTACAAG GTCAAAGTCATCCACGAATATGCTGCCACTGACGGGGACGAGCTGGAGCTCAACGTGGGAGACATCGTGCTGGTTGTAGCTTTCGACAACCCGGACGAGCAA GACGACGGCTGGCTCATGGGCGTGCAGGAATCGCTTTGGATTCAAAACCAAGATATTTCAACCAAAGGTGTCTTCCCTGAGAATTTCACGCAGAAGCTTTGA
- the bin1b gene encoding myc box-dependent-interacting protein 1b isoform X15: MAETGNSGKGVTAGKLASTVQKRLSRAQEKVLQKLGKADETRDVVFEEMVANFNKQMGEGTKLQKDLKAYMTAVKTLHEASRRLQDCLADMYEPEWFGKEEMDAMVEDTDTLWLDFHQNITDNSMVSVDSYLAQFPDIKARIAKRDRKMVDFDSARHHFASLQKGKKKDEAKIAKPAALLEMAAPSWAQGLISAHQVAQTNLSYNQAEEELGRSQKIFEELNVELQDQLPVLWDSRVGVYVNTFQNLANHQEKFHKEMSKLSQNLNDIMTKLEEQRQLKNDGAAAKAGDQGKSEETNHNEAASSPPTRPSTLPSRPQRHDEPLDLNTSDINTESTTTQVSESNSSDYKLPPDFLYKVKVIHEYAATDGDELELNVGDIVLVVAFDNPDEQDDGWLMGVQESLWIQNQDISTKGVFPENFTQKL, translated from the exons ATGGCCGAGACTGGGAACAGTGGGAAGGGGGTCACCGCTGGGAAACTGGCTAGCACGGTCCAGAAGAGGTTGAGCAGAGCGCAAGAGAAG GTTTTACAGAAACTCGGCAAAGCGGATGAGACTAGAGATGTCGTGTTTGAGGAAATGGTGGCCAACTTCAACAAGCAGATG GGAGAAGGCACCAAGCTGCAGAAGGATCTGAAAGCGTACATGACCGCAGTGAAGA CTTTGCACGAGGCGTCGCGAAGGCTGCAGGACTGCCTGGCCGACATGTACGAGCCCGAGTGGTTCGGCAAAGAGGAAATGGACGCCATGGTGGAG gACACAGACACTCTGTGGTTGGACTTTCATCAGAACATCACAGACAACTCGATGGTCTCCGTTGATTCATACCTGGCTCAGTTCCCCGATATCAAG GCTCGCATTGCAAAGCGAGACCGCAAGATGGTGGACTTTGACAGCGCTAGGCACCACTTTGCGTCCTTACAGAAAGGCAAGAAAAAGGATGAGGCTAAAATTGCTAAG CCTGCGGCCCTGTTGGAGATGGCGGCACCAAGCTGGGCTCAGGGTTTGATCTCAGCCCACCAGGTGGCTCAGACTAACCTCTCCTACAACCAG gcCGAGGAAGAGCTGGGTCGCTCGCAAAAGATTTTCGAAGAACTCAACGTGGAATTACAAGACCAGCTTCCAGTATTGTGGGACAG TCGTGTTGGCGTCTATGTTAACACATTCCAGAATCTGGCGAATCATCAAGAAAAGTTCCACAAAGAGATGAGCAAG CTGAGTCAAAACCTGAATGACATCATGACCAAACTTGAAGAGCAGAGGCAGCTCAA AAATGATGGTGCAGCTGCCAAGGCAGGCGACCAGGGAAAGAG CGAGGAAACCAACCACAACGAGGCAGCCAGCTCGCCACCGacg AGGCCCAGCACGCTGCCCAGCCGGCCTCAGCGGCATGACGAGCCGCTTGACCTCAACACGTCTGACATTAACACAGAGTCCACAACGACACAG GTTTCTGAATCCAACAGCTCAGACTACAAGCTCCCTCCTGACTTCCTGTACAAG GTCAAAGTCATCCACGAATATGCTGCCACTGACGGGGACGAGCTGGAGCTCAACGTGGGAGACATCGTGCTGGTTGTAGCTTTCGACAACCCGGACGAGCAA GACGACGGCTGGCTCATGGGCGTGCAGGAATCGCTTTGGATTCAAAACCAAGATATTTCAACCAAAGGTGTCTTCCCTGAGAATTTCACGCAGAAGCTTTGA
- the bin1b gene encoding myc box-dependent-interacting protein 1b isoform X16 translates to MAETGNSGKGVTAGKLASTVQKRLSRAQEKVLQKLGKADETRDVVFEEMVANFNKQMGEGTKLQKDLKAYMTAVKTLHEASRRLQDCLADMYEPEWFGKEEMDAMVEEMIEKELDNNLEDTDTLWLDFHQNITDNSMVSVDSYLAQFPDIKARIAKRDRKMVDFDSARHHFASLQKGKKKDEAKIAKPAALLEMAAPSWAQGLISAHQVAQTNLSYNQAEEELGRSQKIFEELNVELQDQLPVLWDSRVGVYVNTFQNLANHQEKFHKEMSKLSQNLNDIMTKLEEQRQLKNDGAAAKAGDQGKSEETNHNEAASSPPTVSESNSSDYKLPPDFLYKVKVIHEYAATDGDELELNVGDIVLVVAFDNPDEQDDGWLMGVQESLWIQNQDISTKGVFPENFTQKL, encoded by the exons ATGGCCGAGACTGGGAACAGTGGGAAGGGGGTCACCGCTGGGAAACTGGCTAGCACGGTCCAGAAGAGGTTGAGCAGAGCGCAAGAGAAG GTTTTACAGAAACTCGGCAAAGCGGATGAGACTAGAGATGTCGTGTTTGAGGAAATGGTGGCCAACTTCAACAAGCAGATG GGAGAAGGCACCAAGCTGCAGAAGGATCTGAAAGCGTACATGACCGCAGTGAAGA CTTTGCACGAGGCGTCGCGAAGGCTGCAGGACTGCCTGGCCGACATGTACGAGCCCGAGTGGTTCGGCAAAGAGGAAATGGACGCCATGGTGGAG GAGATGATAGAGAAGGAGTTGGACAATAACTTGGAG gACACAGACACTCTGTGGTTGGACTTTCATCAGAACATCACAGACAACTCGATGGTCTCCGTTGATTCATACCTGGCTCAGTTCCCCGATATCAAG GCTCGCATTGCAAAGCGAGACCGCAAGATGGTGGACTTTGACAGCGCTAGGCACCACTTTGCGTCCTTACAGAAAGGCAAGAAAAAGGATGAGGCTAAAATTGCTAAG CCTGCGGCCCTGTTGGAGATGGCGGCACCAAGCTGGGCTCAGGGTTTGATCTCAGCCCACCAGGTGGCTCAGACTAACCTCTCCTACAACCAG gcCGAGGAAGAGCTGGGTCGCTCGCAAAAGATTTTCGAAGAACTCAACGTGGAATTACAAGACCAGCTTCCAGTATTGTGGGACAG TCGTGTTGGCGTCTATGTTAACACATTCCAGAATCTGGCGAATCATCAAGAAAAGTTCCACAAAGAGATGAGCAAG CTGAGTCAAAACCTGAATGACATCATGACCAAACTTGAAGAGCAGAGGCAGCTCAA AAATGATGGTGCAGCTGCCAAGGCAGGCGACCAGGGAAAGAG CGAGGAAACCAACCACAACGAGGCAGCCAGCTCGCCACCGacg GTTTCTGAATCCAACAGCTCAGACTACAAGCTCCCTCCTGACTTCCTGTACAAG GTCAAAGTCATCCACGAATATGCTGCCACTGACGGGGACGAGCTGGAGCTCAACGTGGGAGACATCGTGCTGGTTGTAGCTTTCGACAACCCGGACGAGCAA GACGACGGCTGGCTCATGGGCGTGCAGGAATCGCTTTGGATTCAAAACCAAGATATTTCAACCAAAGGTGTCTTCCCTGAGAATTTCACGCAGAAGCTTTGA